The Neurospora crassa OR74A linkage group I, whole genome shotgun sequence genome segment TCCCTTTCGGCTttctcggccttcttctctgCTGACGACCGGGCATTCTTAGCCTTCGTTTGAGCATCTTTGTAAGCCCACAACTGGGAGAAGTCGAGTTTTTCGAATTCCTTGATGTCAACCTTTTTGCCATTCTTGTCCTTGGCGCCACCTGTCCGATCTAGGATCTCCTTGAAGTCCCTGAAGAAGTTCTTCTGGAAAGTTGGGTTCTCAACATTCACCGTCGAGTTAAGCATGAAGCCGAAAAAGGTCGCAgcttcctcggcctcgaTATCGAGTTCGACCGGCGTTCCATCGTAGAGCAGTTTGACGTCCTTGGGCAAACGCTGGTAATCCTCGGGGAAGATGACGCCGTTGTGCTCCAAGGTGGTCCACTTGATACTgtcatcttccttctttgccGACTCCTCCCACCACTTatactcctcttcctcatcgtcctcatcggTGATGTCCTTCGATTCCTCCTTGACGGACTTCTTGACAGCGGCAACCTTGCCCTTCGGGGCGGCCTTCGTGGCAGCCTTTGCAGCCGGCTTTGCAGCAGGCTTTGCAGCAGGCTTCGCGGCAGGTGCCTTCTTCGCCCGCTTAGCGATGGGCACATCCGAGTCAgactcttccttcttcacacCATTCGTCTTCTTCGCAGCTGTGCCGTTGACCTGTCGCTTGGTGGGTTTCGCAAGGGGTTCGTCATCGGAGGATTCATCCTTGACGGCCTTCTTAGCAGCaggcttcttggccttggtacCAGCACGAATACTCTTGGCTTCCTTGGCGGCTTCCTTCTCGATATTGGCCTTCTTCGCGGCGATCTTTCCGAGAGGTTCGTCGTCATCAGAATCTACGTCCATATCCGTATTCTTGGCGGAGGGAGGCAATCTCGCGCCATTTTTTTTCGCAATCGGCTCGTCGTCGCTATCGGAGTCTGGTTGCTTATGTTGTGTTTTTGAACGTTTCGCCTGTCCTGGTCAGCCACAGACCAAGCAAGGATACCAAGCTGCAAAGACTGGGAAACTTACCAAGGGTGCTTCGTCATCACTGGAGTCATCCTTATAGTTGATGGACTGATCAATGGATGTCCGCGATTTGCGCTTAGCCTGACCGCTTACTGAGGAGTCGACGTCCATCCTGTCCTGGTCGACGGGGCCATTACGGATGGAGACACCAACGGGAGCCATGTGAACCTTGGAATCAGCAGCGTCCATGGCACGATCATCGGCCTTGGAGATGGTCGGCGCCGAGGCTATagttgaagagaaaagaTTAGTCTCATGGGCGTGGTACAATGACAGATTGCATTTAGACGAGGCCATGGAAGGCATGACACGTTGACTCAGATCGGCTGGCAAACAGTGTGACGGGGCAGAGGATAGAGTGAAATAAGCGAGGGCTGATGGATGAAAGTGTGTGACTGATCACAGAAGCATTGACGTACCGTGGCCGTTGACCTTGGCGAGCGGCTTGTCGTCTTCAGAGCCCGAAGACATGGTTGCTAAAGCGTGTTGCGGTGTCGGCACTAGTAGGTACGTACGAATGTGTAAGGGCGCAAAATCCGACCCGTAGAGGTAGCGGCCGCTAAACAGTGGCGAAGGGTTGCTAGCAAGATGTCTGCAGGGCAACCGAGTCGAAAATGTTGTCGTCGGTCGTCGCTAGGAAGGGAGACgtggagagaaagaaattcGCCGCTGGAGGTGACCGCTTACACCTTTGACCGTGGACAGAGTCTTGGTGCAAGTCACTTGGTGACCAAGGCTGGAAAGCGAGGGTCTCGGGAACTCGTCAAGGTCTTGGGTGCGCGAAAAATCGAGATGGCCGGTCGAGGGAACGAGtgtgtgaaaaaaaaaagagagaggatgTGGAGAGCCTGGAGGGTGGAGAGAACCAGAATGGCGCAAggtgagggagaagaagtgAAGGGAAAAAAGCGAAGGCGGAGGGCAGCATGAACGAATTCGGGAAGAGCAAGGGCAGTCGGGAGGCTGTTAAAGATAAATCCTGGGGCTCCACCCTGCAACTCTTTCTGGGCGGTCGTTGCCAGGACCGCCAGGCTGTGGAAGTATCGATGGGTgctgtgggtgggtgggtgtgtGGGTGTGTGGTGAGTGAGAACTGAGTCTCCAGTCGGGACTCCAGCCAACGGAAGGGAAGGTTTCGATGCGTCGTCGCGGTCGCAGGGGGATGTTCGCCAGGTCCAGTCTGTACCGCAATTCTCCCTGGTTCGCCTGGGTCGGTGCACCTCACCTGCCCCAAAATCCCTGAGGTGGTCGACTTTGAGAGGCCGGTACCTTTTTAGCGCGTCCCCGCTCTCGGTACCTTGAGTCTGAGCGTTCAGTTTCTAGCGTAGCGTACGCCCGTCAGTGTCGTGAGTGCGGTACGTAGAATCTATGGAATGGAAGTTCTCTGTTGCGTGTGGCAAAGACGGGCGCTCCAACAACAGTACGCTAGGCACCACTGGGATCGTGAGCACCCAGCCTCACAATGATTGCTCCAGAAAGCTGAAGGCATACTGACACACCTTGTTCATTCAAACAGAAAAACACCGCGTCGTCTGATCTTCACCCTAGTGAAGCTTCCGTGTGCTTGCTTAATCTGTGGGTGACTTAGGTTCAAGTTATTTACCGTCAAGGACACTGAGACGTGGACGCTTTTGATACAACCGTTTGCAAGGCACTTCCTCGTTCAAGTGAGCACCAAATTCACAACCGGATCGATGCTAAGTAGTTATCTCAGCGCTCAGACCCACCTTGAGCTCCCGGGCGTGCACGGACCTGTAACGAATACCACAATCTCAGCATTTTATTGATAAATTGAATTTTCTTTCCAAACCGGGCAATATTTTGGCCCTCCGCTCAAGGAGGTCTGAGTACACAACTCGATTAGAATCGCGTAGAGGTTGACCAACCCCCCAGAATATCAACCTCAACACTATAACTTCACAACAACACGTCGCATCACGAGGGTTTCTAGTTAATTCGGATCGCAAAAATCACAGCTTTCCAACGGTATCAATTTCATTATCATTACCATAGAGGAAGACTCCCAACACAAGGATGCGCAATCCATTCGCAATCTTCCAGCCCACATACAACATCGTCGTAATCGCTCTTAAGTATAACCATATTACTAACGTACTTCTTTAGCAACTAAACTATTAggaattaaagaattatttgcTCTCTCTTCTACTCCATCTAATATTTAAGTCCcggattatatataagtagagcAAGACGTCGATAATAGAGTAAACTACAATAATACACTTAtagaggataataattataatattattaaagagataTTCGACCTTTAGGCTCGCCTCCAATTAAGGTATAGTAAATGCGTAATAAAAGTAGCGATAAAAGGATAAGTTATTAAACTAAAgtcgtttaatattaaggtatttatagtagagtAGTTTAAAGTTAGGCGTAGaagtatagattttattagttttttCGACGAAAATAACAATATAAAGGaagcttttaataatagtagtcttattatttagtataccGTTAATATACCCGATGGTCTAAATTACCCtacttttatactatataaagagaTATAGGCCCTATTTACTGAGTTATTCTTCGGATAGTTTGAGGTtgaaaatatttattaaagtaatgaattaactactatttttcaattaagtaatttattttagttagAGAATACTCTGAAAGAGACTTAGCTAACCCTTAGAGCTATTGCtcctaatatagttactataattttatagtttatagttaattagtttagaataatagatattattaaaataactaatatcgacgaggaatattataaccgtattattcttattatagctatattaatatttagctatactaagaagaagagcacTTTTCTTCGCTATATTCTTAatctttatcttcttttaACTAGAATATTTAGGAGGGCTATTTAAACGTTATCCAGAATaggtattgtattattatatataatactcaACAAACTATTTAacgtaataatatagtaagtaaagtataattttaagcgagtagtatataatcttaatagcgttattatatacaataactttaattataaaaatattattcgggaattagtaagaagaaagtaaaattaaatagttaactTAACTACAGCTAGTTTAATCTCATACCCTGAATTATACGGCCCCCttcaataattattattcaatagaattaagaaatttatatagaagatagTAGTAAACTATATACTCTTAAGGCGTaaaagtactaatattactacccaTTGGCTTATAAATTTCGCCCTTAAGTCTTTGTTTCTCTacgctactaataatattattactaagaaaaAGTTGCCAGCgtttcctattattaaataggtaaaGTATTCGgaattactaaatttctaaGTTGGTGTAATCTACAAAGACGAAGGAAAATTTGAGGGTGTTTACTGTATTTACGAAGAgctatagaataattaccttatattcaataaatttaagCTAGTCTATTGTTTGATCCTTATCTATAGCGACTAAAAGACAACGTTTTTTATTAGACGTATTTAACATTACGAAATCGAAGCTAGTAAGTAGTAGGAGTAAAAGAAATGGATGCTTCTTATACTTGCTTTATTCTACATCGAGATTAATTTTATTGAAATACTATTCCAATACTTTTGGGACGGGGGAAAGGATGTAGTTTTTTCTATTGCaacaatttctttaaatattttctttttctagcatttaaagaatattaagaaggaaaagatCAAGTACTACTAAGCAATaccccttattatatataggttttaaactaaagtctttatatttcttatttttgAATTTATTGAATATAGAAATCTcaataatctaattattaacggtgtaaaattaataataggaatattaattgaggaggaaggagcgattaataataataataacaataataataataatagtaataataggcaatagactacctctatacaataaatacttaattgtatttaggatatagtcTTTTTTATACAGGGCTGGACTAGGGAAtatcttaatattaatatttatattgatGAGAGTGTTAATGCCGatgttaatattaatatcggcGGGGATGgatctatactactaataggaCTTACTTCAGCCTTAAAAATCGATATTGAATTTCGAAGCTGTTGTAAATTaatgtaaatagtattaatccttttatcaATTTACAAAGCAATCCGAGTAGGCGATTATAGCTTTCTTCGGgatattattcctattctccttataattttttaCAGGggaaaattatagaattatagccTAGAAAtgctctactttatatagcTTCTCTATAAAGATATTTTAAACAACGCCCTTCGGAATACTATTCTTAAAAGTGGTTTAGTTCGCTTTATTACCGCTAGTAGTAAATACAaacctattaatttaatactagaatattagaatagagtatatactattaatattaagaataataagaattctacttataatatcgaggctattcttatatatttagctCTTAATTccaatattcttactattatttataaaggagcCGAAAAattatagggatatattacGAAGGgtacttatactattaataatctatttactaatattatttcttatatacTCAAATTGTATaaggatagtataataaagaggaagataataCCTAATTTTAAAGCTTTTAATacactaaatatttattttcttaggtagtaaaatttaatagagaagTTAGTTGATTGGAATAAGGTTATTCTATTTCCAATCGATATAGTTAACTAGAGGTATATACTAGGATTAGCtaagtatactatttaaaatagtattattaattatagtaaaaagggTAGACAGTTATTTAAAGAGGGTATAGAAGACTTATAGGATTttactcttaataataatattaaagatatttatactaaagatAAGTAGTAGGTTAGACCTTAGAGtttgtatatagtattagtaaaagactaaataaaaagtaagaaattagtaaaaagaaaggagtttaGCTCGACTTATTCCGCGTACCCTAAtcgaataccttatagtatacccttttaCAGAATAACCATTAACAGCACCGAAAGATAGTACGTCTTACGGCGGTCTTACGTCTCCTATTCCCTAGATCGGCCACATACgcaattaatactaaaatttaaagattagaagaatttaagagaggttagtaatataataattaagtgtttaaagaagaaataaggtACAAACAGGGAGTTAAATGCGCGAACTCTCTAGACTTACACTAGTAGTAGTTACGGGCGTCCCCTTAACCGCTATACTACAGGCGTCCCTATAGTACCCCCGGTGGGGCTGGtgatagtatagtagttggAAGTAGACTATATTGGTTGATTGGAGCATTTTGAGAGTATTTGCAAGGTATAGGAGGATTATTAGATGTAATAATAGCTATCTCTCGTTGAAAGggttaaatttagtaatattttagctaGTGTTGTACCCCTAAGTTTGAAACTAGGCTACTAAGCATCCTCCCGTCTTAGCGTCTTAGTATGCGGCTCAAATTTTTGATGCGTGATTtggaattaataataataaatattaatatatagatatttatattacattTATCTTTTATAAGCTGGTAATCCTTAAATTAGGGTCCTAAATtgcctcttctttccctttcctcttattactagtaatccTTAAACTGACCGGACTACTATTAGGGATGCAATTATTTGTATGTcatacctatataatacaGCCGTCTAAGTAgcaaattatattaaaatatcaATAAAGGGGGTATACAGTCTTTCTaagcttaattaattacaacGAAGAGTCGCTAGCAATAATCTaacaaatttattaaactagcAATCTATATCTTCCTAGcctttttatagtattaataaatttactatctcAACTAGCCCCACTTTACGTACAATCCCTATATCGATTTGAACCTCAATTTTATTATCTCCTTAACattcttaatattcttcCTTACGCTTTAGAGGAGTATATAGAAGagctttaatttaaatttgagggataattataatagaagtaataatagtagtacgatttaatatattagctaaGAAAGAACTAGTAAAATTAGgataaataggtaatataattatagttggAGAATTAGTAAGATTAGGATAAATAAGCAATATAGCTAGAGAATTACAggggttattagtaattgtAGAAGTACATAACCGAAGTTGGATTTATTGTAGCGGTAGCCGAAGGTAATCTTTTtcctaatttttataaattttaactACTAAGGATAGATAGAATTCAATAAGAGCTTCGATATACTCTTCTTTATACTCCTATCCTCTTATAGCTAAGAGCTTCTCTTTTAgcctattagtattattaaaaggaagCACCTTATTTcgataagtatttaaattattggCAAAAAGACGtcctactatatattatagccggattagtattagtatttctagtaCAATTTCGAATATTCGATTCGCTTTAGGGACAAGTTCTTATACTTTTTCCTTACACTAGCCATTAATATACGATACTACCTTATCTACTAATAACCCAATTATcggcttattaaatactttattccAGTTACACTCTAGCATTACCAGAATTCTCCCGAATAACGGCGTACAACCGCttctattacaatatttattagtagggataggccttttatatttaaaatctttattgtatagtttttaaaaataatcgAAAATAGCCTTCCGAAAATAAGGTACGTTAagaaattttataaaaagtgGGTCCTGTTTTTGATGCTTAGTACGAGCCTTATCGTCAAGTTTcgactatttaattttataagagaattcgtataataaatGAAAATCGCTAACATTTAgcgatagtttattattaggctctacctcttcttcttctttatcatTATCGCTGTCGGCGATATTTTCTTCATCTactaatacaataatattcATCAACCTGCTAGATACTCtcaaaatatataattaacagaaacattattattattattattattattactacctttataCTCACCTTCTAAGTTACTTCTCGTCTAAACTAAGGTAATCAAATGCCCAATACAGAACAAAGAAATATACTTTTCCTTACAAATTATTATCCCGCTTCTTTCACATTACTCttctaaaatactattaaaggtcGGCGATATTAGGAGTAGGAGGCATACCAAACTAAACTActcgaataatattaggaagatCTATACCTATACTTAGAGAGACAGTAGCTAGATATATACGATAGTcggttaatttaatagcaaaatcctaatatataatatttttatccATTAGACAGACTAAAGAGtcgtataatttaataactttgCAGCCTATTTCCTTACTAAAACTACagcttttatatagatagttaataagggtattccttattataactaaattattacaattattaatataaataatagtttttagGATATCCCGTTTAATTAACAGTATAAACCCTTCAACGAGAAAGATAAAACGACGGAAATCTCTAAGGCAGTTCCGAAGAAGaggctaaataataatagagatttCTAGTCTATCTACggaaattctaataatttcgaGGTTTCTAGCATCAAAACCagcctttttaataataaagtcttAATAGATTCTAACTAACATAATTGTACAGCCAAACCACGGAATGTTCTTAGGCAATAATAGCCGTAAGGTATATAGATATTGAAACTCCTATCGAAATTCGCGCTATTTTGATACGCAATATAACTCATCAATAGCAAAAAGACCGATCcgtttatagaattctagGGACCGCAATATAGCCTTAAATTTTACACTTATCGCAAGCTCTAGGCTCAGTAAAACATGGGTATAATCGCCGCATTGAATCTAGTCCTAAATATCCCGGttctatatacgaattagTAGGATTCCAGTATAAAAGGGGGGCAAAAAGCTTACTCTTAGAATTACGTCTTTATCTACCCATACTAGCTTTAAATCTAGCACCTTAGTAGCAATATCATTACGTTAACTTTCCCTAAGCTTAGTAAACAGTACGATTTATAtcgtaattttattatacaaaGCTAAAAATACATATAGGACAATACTTTTTCCGTAGCCCATTACCACAACTAATATCGTATCCTTTTATTCGCATACTAGCCGCACTACCACTTAAACCTAGCCTTCTCGAGGctctctattattactaataatatttttcatAACTCTTAGTACGCATTAGGGATTAATAGGGGCATTAACATCGGAATCTATAGCATTGAATgtagtactaatagaataaaaattcgaagaaaaaaaataatacatCGCAAAGATAAGCGAATTGTACTCGGAGGATAAGACAATTGTAATAATCATACCTACAAAATTTCAAAAAGTTGagataaaatatagtattgtagTAAATAGCTAGTCGGCCAACTGACATGTGTCAACACCTAATTTTTTTACGTTTATACAAAAACTTGGCACTTTTATTGGACGCAttaaaaaactaattatactattagattCGTCTCGTCGAGTAGATTCTCCCTATACCCATTAAAGTTCCAGaacttccttttttattttattatcatAGAGTCTTACTGGGAAGTTAGTGATTTTATCCCAGCCTCTACAATTCCTATCTGATTGGGAACTCAAACCTCTTTTTTAGGCGTTCTCAATCAATACcgttaaatatactaaaagaaTAGATGCACGGACCACAAGTCTGAAAGATTAGAAAGATTCAATTTGAATTTCCGGGCGCGCAGCGCCCTTTCCATTGTACGCGCAGCGCACGGGCCGCAAGCCCCCTTCCCGGCCGCAGGCCGCCCATGCCCAAAAAAGAGGTCTGATTCTGAGATAAGCTAAGTAGGCAGGTTTCAGTGAGGTGGATGGCACGGTGCCCAACAGGAACGGAACAAAAAGAGCTTTTCAAGACAGCCTTCAATTCCACAAGTGAGTTGTACCGCTTGTTCATCTGCAAGTGAGTAGACTGATGCCGCGGTGCAGGATCGCAGGTGCGGGCCAGACCGGGTGCCCCACCCACATGGTAGCTCTGGCAGCTGTCATGGCTGGCAAGAAAGTTTGGCAGAACTCGGCAGCAAGATGGCCTTCCACCTGTGTACATCCGGGCCATAGGTACACTAGATAGGTAAGTGAGGTGCTGCGTGGGGAGCACACCGCAGCTGGCAGGCAGCCAGTAACTAACCAAGCCAATGGCCGGGCAGCAGTCCTCAGCCATTGCCAGGCTCTAGCCGGGAAAAAGGCGAAGGCGCCCGACTGGGGACTGGACAGCGGCACGATGGCGAGCCACACCTCACGAAGAAAGCACGGCCGGAAAGTGAGCAGAGAGCGGAAAGTGTGGAACCGACCTCAGCAAACCTCTCACGCCAATTGcgtcctattcctattgaTCACTCCCCCACGATCAATTGCCGCCTGAATATCAAGTGGTCAACCCCGGGCCACTCCTCTCCAGCAGGTCTCTCCCTCGTCAAATATCCATCTCAACATGCTGTCCAGAGCTGCCCGCCCGGCCCTGAGAGCTGGAGCCGCCGTCTCGTCCCGGTAGGTGCTctcccaagaaaaaaaaaataccaTGTCCTTCTTCCGTAAGAGTGCTCCGTCCGTCTCCGTCCAACATCTCGCCATCTCGCCTCCGTCTGTTCGTCAACCACCGTGCACCAACCGACTACAGCTTCTCGGGGTCTTCGTCTGGCTCTCAGCTCTCTGTGCGACTTGGAAACGAATGCGATTGCGCCGCCAGGTCCCCGATACATGACGTCCGATATATGGAGGGGCAGcacaagcaagcaagcagggAACGGGTCGGgtggggagagagagagagaagaggagttggacacacacacacccatACGCACACGAGAACGAGAACGGACACGCGATAGCCCCGACACATCGAACCTTGAGACAGAACATGCAGACTGATTGAAGGTCATGACAACAGAGCGGCTGCTCCCGGCGCGGCCACCTTCGCGACTCTCCGTGAAATCGAGACCCGCCTCAAGTCGATTCGCAACATCGAGAAGatcaccaacaccatgaAGATTGTTGCCTCGACCAAGCTCAACCGCGCCCAGCGTGCCATGACCGAGTCCCGCGGCTACGGTGCCACCAGCAACGAGGTCTTCACCTCGGCCGAGACTAAGCCTCTCGAGGCtgagggcaagaagaagctcgtcgtcgtctgctCCTCCGACAAGGGTCTCTGCGGTGGTGTCCACTCCGGTCTTGCGCGCTTCATCCGTCGCCGCGCCGCCACCGAGCCTGAGTTcgacatcgtcatcatcggcgagaaggccaaggcccaGCTCTCCCGTACCAACGCCAAGGACATCGTCCTCAACTTCTCCGGTGTTGGCAAGGACATCCCCACCTTCGTCGAGGCCTCTGCCATCGCCGACCAGATCACCCAGCTCAAGGGCGACTACTCTTCCGTTGAGATTGTCTACAACAAGTTCATCAACGCCACCAGCTA includes the following:
- a CDS encoding ATP synthase subunit gamma, whose translation is MLSRAARPALRAGAAVSSRAAAPGAATFATLREIETRLKSIRNIEKITNTMKIVASTKLNRAQRAMTESRGYGATSNEVFTSAETKPLEAEGKKKLVVVCSSDKGLCGGVHSGLARFIRRRAATEPEFDIVIIGEKAKAQLSRTNAKDIVLNFSGVGKDIPTFVEASAIADQITQLKGDYSSVEIVYNKFINATSYEPTVIEAFSEDAILASPNFSAFEVDEEVLGNLREYALANSLYWALCEGHACEISARRNAMDNASKNAGEMISKYQILFNRTRQAVITGELVEIITGATASADM